The following coding sequences lie in one Arachis ipaensis cultivar K30076 chromosome B05, Araip1.1, whole genome shotgun sequence genomic window:
- the LOC107640307 gene encoding leucine-rich repeat extensin-like protein 6 — translation MASYYLDVLIHWVFVVVILLISLKLKPLESQKLNNPRLMQAHAALEAWTHCMTSDPNKITSTWSGPNVCNYTGIYCAPAPDDSTIFTVAGIDLKNANISGSLPEDLGLLTDLDFFHINSNRFTGPLPKNFTKLAYLYELDISFNQFSGPFPQVVLAIPSLRYLDISIPSSVAKMKDTLNEIIISNTGLTGPLPQEIGYLDKVTVFDVSFNRLEGELPGTMQGMKSLEQLVLKHNNFSGVVPTGIFETAADRYSHIDNIGCIFKRF, via the exons ATGGCTTCTTATTACCTTGATGTATTAATACATTGGGTTTTCGTTGTTGTCATTCTTCTCATATCCCTTAAGCTTAAACCATTAGAGTCACAGAAATTAAATAATCCAAGACTGATGCAAGCTCATGCAGCACTTGAAGCATGGACACATTGCATGACCTCTGACCCAAACAAAATCACTTCCACATGGTCTGGCCCCAATGTGTGCAACTACACTGGCATCTACTGTGCACCAGCACCAGATGACTCCACCATTTTTACAGTGGCTGGAATTGACCTTAAGAATGCAAACATATCTGGTTCATTACCTGAAGATCTTGGCCTCTTAACCGACCTAGACTTCTTCCATATAAACTCCAATAGATTCACCGGTCCTCTCCCTAAGAATTTTACCAAACTTGCCTATCTTTATGAGCTTGATATCAGTTTTAACCAATTCTCAGGACCCTTCCCACAAGTTGTTCTTGCCATTCCTTCACTGAGATACTTGGATATTAG TATTCCATCAAGTGTGGCCAAAATGAAGGATACCCTTAATGAGATTATAATATCGAATACGGGGCTAACGGGTCCATTGCCCCAAGAAATAGGGTACTTAGACAAAGTGACAGTGTTTGATGTGAGCTTCAACAGATTGGAGGGAGAACTACCAGGAACCATGCAAGGAATGAAGAGCTTGGAACAATTGGTTTTAAAGCATAACAATTTCTCAGGTGTGGTTCCGACCGGCATTT TTGAAACTGCTGCTGATAGATATAGTCACATAGATAATATAGGTTGTATTTTTAAAAG GTTTTGA
- the LOC107643240 gene encoding LOW QUALITY PROTEIN: uncharacterized protein LOC107643240 (The sequence of the model RefSeq protein was modified relative to this genomic sequence to represent the inferred CDS: substituted 1 base at 1 genomic stop codon), translating into MENYNNQAGICVRPFKVSDADDLLTWGSDDTVTRFLRWNSIKSKQEAIDYIEKVAMPHPWRRSICLHDRSIXYVSVRPGSGDYRCKAHVSYAVAPQHWGKGIATAALRMAVREALKEFPEVVRLEALVEVENEASQRVLHKVGFHKEALLRKYAFCKGHIRDFLMYSFFPT; encoded by the coding sequence ATGGAAAACTACAACAATCAAGCAGGAATTTGTGTGCGTCCATTTAAGGTATCTGATGCGGATGACTTGCTTACATGGGGAAGCGATGATACAGTCACGCGCTTCTTGAGAtggaactccatcaaatccaaacAAGAGGCAATCGATTACATAGAGAAGGTTGCTATGCCTCATCCATGGCGCCGATCTATATGCCTCCATGACCGCTCCATTTGATACGTTTCGGTGAGGCCCGGGTCGGGTGATTACCGGTGCAAAGCGCATGTGAGCTACGCGGTGGCGCCGCAGCACTGGGGGAAAGGGATAGCCACGGCCGCTCTGAGGATGGCCGTACGGGAAGCTTTGAAGGAGTTTCCGGAGGTGGTGAGATTGGAGGCCTTGGTGGAGGTTGAAAATGAGGCCTCTCAAAGGGTTCTCCACAAAGTTGGCTTTCACAAAGAAGCCTTGCTACGTAAATATGCCTTCTGTAAAGGGCACATCAGGGATTTCCTTATGTATAGCTTCTTTCCTACTTGA
- the LOC107640308 gene encoding uncharacterized protein LOC107640308, protein MIIFGDDVDGISDLKASLHHTFEMKDLGSLSYFLGLEVISIDDGIYLSQAKYASDLLARADITDSHTESTSLEPNVWFTLIDDTVLDNLTLYQQLVGGLVYLTVTRPDIAYLVHVLSQFLSAPRATHYAAVLRILYYIKGTLFHGLYFFAHSSLTFQAYSDADWASDPTDRHSTIDYCLFLVDSLISWRVKKQMFIARSSIEVEYYALADTIAGVVSIRWLLENLGAPQSSLTDIFYDNYSAILIAHNDVFHERTKHIEIDCHFVWQRLLIDVVRLITVGTLDQTADIFTKTSSYSFSDSSIQTQDGILSSHLSLKKNVKV, encoded by the coding sequence ATGATCATTTttggagatgatgttgatggtatctctgatcttaAAGCATCCCTTCACCAtacttttgagatgaaagatcttggttctctcagttaTTTTCTTGGCCTTGAAGTCATATCCATAGATGATGGtatctatctctctcaagctaagTATGCTTCGGATCTTCTTGCTCGAGCCGACATTACAGATAGTCATACTGAGTCTACttctcttgagcctaatgtttgGTTTACTCTTATAGATgacactgttttggataatcttACTCTTTATCAACAGTTAGTTGGAGGTCTCGTTTACTTGACTGTCACACGACCGGACATCGCCTATCTAGTTCATgttcttagccagttcttgtcgGCTCCTCGtgctactcactatgcggcagttcttcgcattctttaCTACATTaaaggcactctatttcatggcctttatttttttGCCCATTCATCTTTAACCTTTCAAGCGTACTCAGATGCTGATTGGGCtagtgatcccactgatcgtcatTCTACTATtgattattgtttgtttcttgttGACTCTCTCATTTCATGGCGAGTCAAGAAGCAAATGTTCATTGCTCGATCAAGTATCGAAGTTGAATACTATGCTCTCGCTGACACCATTGCTGGGGTTGTCtcgattcgttggcttctcgaaaaCTTGGGTGCTCCTCAATCCTCCCTAACTGACATTTTTTATGACAACTACAGTGCTATTCTAATTGCCCATAATGATgtttttcatgaacgcaccaaacacattgagattgattgtcactttgtctGGCAACGTCTCCTTATTGATGTTGTTCGTCTCATAACTGTTGGAACTttagatcagactgctgatatcttcacgaaaacATCATCCTACTCGTTTTCGGACTCTAGtatccaaactcaagatggtatTCTTAGCTCGCACTTGAGTTTGAAGAAGAATGTTAAAgtataa